The Ipomoea triloba cultivar NCNSP0323 chromosome 4, ASM357664v1 DNA segment CGTGCGTGAGTGCTACGCGCTCTACGACAGTGCCGTCATCCAAGCGAAAAGGTTGTTGCGGGACTACATGCATAAGGACTACCTTGGCGCGGAATATCAAGTCGCCGGCATCGATAATCCTGCGGGGATATGCAGTCTATTGTTCGAGGAGGGCAGCCAAGACATGCCCATCCCAGGCTGCGGCGGCGGGGTGTCGCCGTTCTCGGCCAGAAATAACAACGCTATCCAGTTGTCTGGGATGGTCATGTTCGTCCTTCGTCTCCTTCAAGGGACACTGCATTGATCCAAATTGCATGCGGTGATAG contains these protein-coding regions:
- the LOC116017810 gene encoding uncharacterized protein LOC116017810, whose amino-acid sequence is MSAKKEYDIDYDFCISALQARPASECATLMRIGWTTIELVISNVTDTRRHIGAVLKSGKVQPWVRRCVRECYALYDSAVIQAKRLLRDYMHKDYLGAEYQVAGIDNPAGICSLLFEEGSQDMPIPGCGGGVSPFSARNNNAIQLSGMVMFVLRLLQGTLH